A window of Nicotiana tabacum cultivar K326 chromosome 24, ASM71507v2, whole genome shotgun sequence contains these coding sequences:
- the LOC107827772 gene encoding uncharacterized protein LOC107827772 isoform X1, which yields METAKDTIHHDVGLEADGDDDTPALSSHALEALKEFLDEQNRALAEASSAAAVEKQGEDAVALVTEDWRLSQFWYDRETAETVAAEVLALCQSIDSPAVACIACPTLYAYLKKIDPNVPAQLLEYDKRFEQYGSEFTFYDYNQPEDLPSSLKHSYPIIVADPPYLSRECLEKVAQTISFLMRPGEPYLLLLTGEVQIDRASELLGLRPCVFRPHHSSKLGNEFRLFTNYDPGTRLGGWEQA from the exons ATGGAGACTGCAAAAGACACCATACACCACGACGTCGGTTTGGAGGCCGACGGCGACGACGATACGCCGGCGCTAAGCTCTCATGCACTAGAAGCACTTAAAGAGTTCCTCGACGAACAGAATCGAGCACTAGCGGAAGCTTCGTCAGCTGCGGCGGTGGAGAAACAAGGGGAGGATGCGGTGGCTCTTGTGACGGAGGATTGGCGGCTCAGCCAGTTCTGGTACGATCGCGAAACAGCTGAAACCGTCGCCGCTGAAGTCCTCGCTCTTTGCCAGTCGATTGATTCGCCGGCGGTTGCTTGCATTGCTTGCCCCACGCTTTACGCTTACCTCAAG AAAATTGACCCTAATGTGCCAGCACAACTTTTGGAgtatgacaaacggtttgaacaATATGGAAGCGAGTTCACATTCTACGACTACAACCAACCAGAAGATCTTCCTTCATCATTGAAACACTCATATCCAATAATTGTTGCAGATCCTCCTTACCTG aGTCGGGAATGCTTAGAGAAAGTTGCTCAAACAATTTCTTTTCTCATGAGACCAGGAGAACCTTACTTGCTTTTACTCACAG GTGAAGTGCAAATTGATAGGGCTTCGGAGCTCTTGGGTTTACGTCCATGCGTTTTTAGGCCACATCACTCGAGCAAACTAGGCAATGAGTTTCGACTGTTTACAAACTATGACCCAGGGACGAGGCTAGGTGGCTGGGAGCAGGCGTAA
- the LOC107827772 gene encoding uncharacterized protein LOC107827772 isoform X2: METAKDTIHHDVGLEADGDDDTPALSSHALEALKEFLDEQNRALAEASSAAAVEKQGEDAVALVTEDWRLSQFWYDRETAETVAAEVLALCQSIDSPAVACIACPTLYAYLKKIDPNVPAQLLEYDKRFEQYGSEFTFYDYNQPEDLPSSLKHSYPIIVADPPYLSRECLEKVAQTISFLMRPGEPYLLLLTGTEFYVVFWDLASRCSSC; the protein is encoded by the exons ATGGAGACTGCAAAAGACACCATACACCACGACGTCGGTTTGGAGGCCGACGGCGACGACGATACGCCGGCGCTAAGCTCTCATGCACTAGAAGCACTTAAAGAGTTCCTCGACGAACAGAATCGAGCACTAGCGGAAGCTTCGTCAGCTGCGGCGGTGGAGAAACAAGGGGAGGATGCGGTGGCTCTTGTGACGGAGGATTGGCGGCTCAGCCAGTTCTGGTACGATCGCGAAACAGCTGAAACCGTCGCCGCTGAAGTCCTCGCTCTTTGCCAGTCGATTGATTCGCCGGCGGTTGCTTGCATTGCTTGCCCCACGCTTTACGCTTACCTCAAG AAAATTGACCCTAATGTGCCAGCACAACTTTTGGAgtatgacaaacggtttgaacaATATGGAAGCGAGTTCACATTCTACGACTACAACCAACCAGAAGATCTTCCTTCATCATTGAAACACTCATATCCAATAATTGTTGCAGATCCTCCTTACCTG aGTCGGGAATGCTTAGAGAAAGTTGCTCAAACAATTTCTTTTCTCATGAGACCAGGAGAACCTTACTTGCTTTTACTCACAGGTACCGAATTTTATGTGGTGTTTTGGGACCTGGCCTCCCGTTGTTCATCTTGTTAA